From the Ilumatobacteraceae bacterium genome, the window GGCGGTTCCGACGGCTTCGTCGCCGTCACGGTCGCCGACGAGAGCGGCCTGGTGGCGATGGCGCAGATCTCGGCCGCCAACGACTCGTCGTCGCTCGAGACCTTCGCGGTGCCCGGCCTGGGCGATGCCAGAGCGGTGCTCGACGACGCCGCGGAGACCGCGCTCGACGCGCTGACGCGCCACGGAGGCGGCCGGGTGTTCTGGTGGGTCGACGATCCGACCGACGCCGATCGTGCCTTCGCCGACGCCCACTCGTTCGAGCCGGTCCGTGGGCTCCACGAGATGCGGCGACCGCTCCCGCTCGACCAGCACGCCACGGTCACCACCCGTGACTTCGTCCCCGGCGTCGATGACGACGCCTGGCTCGCCGTCAACAATCGGGCCTTCGCCGACCACGGCGAACAGGGGGGCTGGGATACCGACGACCTCCGGCTCCGCCTGGCCGAGCCGTGGTTCGACCCCGCCGGGTTCCGGGTCCACGAGATCGACGGACGCATCGCCGCGTTCTGCTGGACCAAGCTGCACGACGAACTCGATCCGGTGATCGGCGAGATCTACGTGATCGCGGTCGACCCCGACTTCCACGGTCGGGGTCTCGGCAAACAGCTCACGCTCGCCGGTCTCGACTCGATCGCCGCTCGCGGCATCGCCGAGGCCAACCTGTACGTCGATGCCGACAACGTCGCCGCGGTCGGCCTGTACGAACGGCTCGGTTTCACCATCCATCGCAGCCGCCAGGCCTACGCTGGCACGTTCTGAACGAGGAGACCTCCATGTCGACCACCGACGCCGAAACGACCGAGCTCCCCCGCTGGAGCGTCGCCGATGTGCACGAATCGCTCGAGGCGCGCAGCGTCGCCGACGCCCATGAGCGCATCGGCGCCGGCGCAACCCGGCTCGTGGCACTGTTCGACGAGCACGACATCCGCGCGGTCGAGCCGCGGCCGGTCACGCCGGCCGACGGGGCCGCCGCCGACGCGGTGATCGGCGCCTACAACGCGCTCAGCGAAGAATTCCAGGAACTGGGAGCCACGGTGTACGCAACGGTCACGACCGACTCGCGCGACGAACTCGCGCAGTCGCTCGCCAGCCAGCTCGACGTGCAGGAGGCCAAGATCGGGCCGCTGCTGGCACGCCTCGCCGACTGGGTCCATGCCCTGGGCGTCGACGACCTCGCCGGCGTGAGCACCGCGGTCGCCGAGCACCGCGGTCCGCTCCAACGCCTCGACGAGCGGGCGAGCCACCAGATGAGCGAGCGCGAGGAAGGCCTGTACGCCGAGCTGAGCACCACCGGATCCGGCGCCTGGGGACGTCTGATGCAAGACGTCACGTCGCAGCTCACCACCGACGTGGAGTTCCCCGACGGTCGCACCGAAACCCTGCCGATGCCGGCGGTGCGCGGTCTGGCCACCTCGACCGACCCCGTCGTGCGACGAGCGGCCTACGACGCCGAGATGCGAGCGTGGCCGACCGTGACCACCCCGGTGGCGGCCGCCATGAACGCGATCAAGGGCGAGGCGACCACGATCAACCGGCGCCGCAACTGGGATTCCCCGTTGGAGGCGTCGCTGTTCGCGAACAGCGTCAGCCGCGCGACGTTCGACGCGATGC encodes:
- the mshD gene encoding mycothiol synthase; this translates as MRVVTVLRQLDRDQSDQLVGFVERVTEATGSRPLSDHLWLDLRAGGSDGFVAVTVADESGLVAMAQISAANDSSSLETFAVPGLGDARAVLDDAAETALDALTRHGGGRVFWWVDDPTDADRAFADAHSFEPVRGLHEMRRPLPLDQHATVTTRDFVPGVDDDAWLAVNNRAFADHGEQGGWDTDDLRLRLAEPWFDPAGFRVHEIDGRIAAFCWTKLHDELDPVIGEIYVIAVDPDFHGRGLGKQLTLAGLDSIAARGIAEANLYVDADNVAAVGLYERLGFTIHRSRQAYAGTF